A genomic segment from Synchiropus splendidus isolate RoL2022-P1 chromosome 18, RoL_Sspl_1.0, whole genome shotgun sequence encodes:
- the pm20d1.2 gene encoding N-fatty-acyl-amino acid synthase/hydrolase PM20D1.2 isoform X2 has protein sequence MKGTDTKNGILRFLKCLSISVAVVVLVLFSVVLLRALSLDVHVGLKVARWEQTRNLSLNIDHSRRTELLDHFKESIRIPTVSYSETDINTTALLQFHRFLRRVFPTVFSSSLVHHEVVANYSHLFWVQGSQPELMPYILLAHIDVVPASESDGWDAPPFSAREIDGFIYGRGTLDDKASLMGTLQALEYLLIEGYKPRRGFYIGLGHDEEVSGLNGAMNIVRLLKERNVQLLFVLDEGLAVLDGVISGLKGPAALIGISEKGAATVKLSVSAPPGHSSMPPRETSIGILAAAVKRLEDNPMPRFFGYGPERETFEHLAHQFQMPIKLVASNLWLFSPMLGRVLERKSDTNALVRTTTAVTMFNAGIKRNVIPSLAEAYVNLRIHSAHSLQEVLDQIEATVGDDRVKMELLDGFDPLPVSSIEERSFGFQIIKKTVLELFPTVTVAPGVCVGNTDSRHFKDLTRDIYRFIPLWFKPGDSKRFHGVNERLSKKNFEEIVHFYFSLIQNCDTRKLPEPHSSLHEF, from the exons ATGAAAGGCACCGACACAAAAAACGGAATATTGAGGTTCCTCAAGTGTCTGTCCATTAGCGTGGCTGTTGTCGTGCTGGTTTTATTTAGCGTCGTTCTTCTCCGGGCTCTGTCCCTGGACGTCCATGTCGGTCTGAAAGTGGCGCGCTGGGAACAGACCAGAAACCTCTCTCTGAACATCGACCACAGCCGCCGGACGGAGCTGCTGGACCACTTCAAAG AGTCGATCCGTATCCCGACTGTGTCCTACTCCGAGACGGACATCAACACCACCGCGCTGCTTCAGTTCCACCGCTTCCTTCGGCGAG TTTTCCCAACAGTTTTCTCGTCCAGTTTGGTCCATCATGAAGTGGTGGCAAATTACAGCCACCTGTTCTGGGTTCAAGGATCGCAGCCCGAGCTGATGCCTTACATCCTGCTGGCTCACATTGATGTGGTCCCTGCCTCAGAGTCTGACGGCTGGGATGCGCCGCCGTTCTCTGCTCGAGAAATAGATGGCTTCATCTACGGCAGAGGAACCTTGGACGACAAGGCCTCGCTGATG GGGACACTACAGGCTCTGGAGTACCTGCTGATCGAAGGATACAAGCCACGTCGAGGATTCTACATCGGACTCGGTCATGATGAAGAA GTGAGTGGTTTAAATGGAGCCATGAACATAGTGCGGCTACTGAAGGAACGAAATGTGCAGCTGTTGTTCGTCCTCGACGAAGGTCTGGCGGTGCTCGATGGTGTCATCAGCGGCCTCAAGGGCCCGGCGGCCCT GATTGGGATCAGTGAAAAGGGAGCTGCCACAGTGAAGCTCAGTGTCTCTGCTCCCCCAGGTCATTCATCCATGCCGCCGCGTGAGACAAGCATTGGCATCTTAGCTGCCGCTGTCAAAAG GCTGGAAGACAACCCCATGCCAAGATTCTTTGGTTATGGACCGGAGCGAGAGACATTCGAGCACCTGGCCCATCAG TTCCAAATGCCAATAAAGTTGGTAGCGTCCAACTTGTGGCTGTTTTCACCGATGCTTGGCAG AGTTTTGGAAAGGAAGTCAGACACGAACGCTCTTGTAAGAACCACCACGGCAGTGACCATGTTTAATGCTGGAATTAAG AGGAATGTGATCCCATCTCTCGCTGAAGCATATGTAAACCTACGAATCCACTCGGCGCATTCCTTACAAGAG GTGCTGGATCAAATCGAGGCGACCGTGGGGGACGACCGTGTGAAGATGGAGCTCCTGGATGGGTTTGATCCCCTCCCTGTCAGCTCAATTGAAGAAAGGTCTTTTGGCTTTCAGATCATCAAGAAAACTGTGCTGGAATTGTTCCCGACTGTCACAGTCGCTCCAG GAGTCTGCGTTGGCAACACAGACAGTCGCCACTTCAAAGATCTGACCAGAGATATCTATCGATTCATCCCCCTGTGGTTTAAACCAGGTGATTCCAAGAG ATTCCACGGCGTCAACGAACGACTTTCCAAAAAGAACTTTGAGGAGATCGTACACTTCTACTTCAGTCTGATTCAGAACTGTGACACCCGGAAACTTCCGGAGCCGCACTCCTCTCTCCACGAATTTTGA
- the pm20d1.2 gene encoding N-fatty-acyl-amino acid synthase/hydrolase PM20D1.2 isoform X1 — MKGTDTKNGILRFLKCLSISVAVVVLVLFSVVLLRALSLDVHVGLKVARWEQTRNLSLNIDHSRRTELLDHFKESIRIPTVSYSETDINTTALLQFHRFLRRVFPTVFSSSLVHHEVVANYSHLFWVQGSQPELMPYILLAHIDVVPASESDGWDAPPFSAREIDGFIYGRGTLDDKASLMGTLQALEYLLIEGYKPRRGFYIGLGHDEEVSGLNGAMNIVRLLKERNVQLLFVLDEGLAVLDGVISGLKGPAALIGISEKGAATVKLSVSAPPGHSSMPPRETSIGILAAAVKRLEDNPMPRFFGYGPERETFEHLAHQFQMPIKLVASNLWLFSPMLGRVLERKSDTNALVRTTTAVTMFNAGIKRNVIPSLAEAYVNLRIHSAHSLQEASSARFCFHQNMFVKSFTSQVLDQIEATVGDDRVKMELLDGFDPLPVSSIEERSFGFQIIKKTVLELFPTVTVAPGVCVGNTDSRHFKDLTRDIYRFIPLWFKPGDSKRFHGVNERLSKKNFEEIVHFYFSLIQNCDTRKLPEPHSSLHEF; from the exons ATGAAAGGCACCGACACAAAAAACGGAATATTGAGGTTCCTCAAGTGTCTGTCCATTAGCGTGGCTGTTGTCGTGCTGGTTTTATTTAGCGTCGTTCTTCTCCGGGCTCTGTCCCTGGACGTCCATGTCGGTCTGAAAGTGGCGCGCTGGGAACAGACCAGAAACCTCTCTCTGAACATCGACCACAGCCGCCGGACGGAGCTGCTGGACCACTTCAAAG AGTCGATCCGTATCCCGACTGTGTCCTACTCCGAGACGGACATCAACACCACCGCGCTGCTTCAGTTCCACCGCTTCCTTCGGCGAG TTTTCCCAACAGTTTTCTCGTCCAGTTTGGTCCATCATGAAGTGGTGGCAAATTACAGCCACCTGTTCTGGGTTCAAGGATCGCAGCCCGAGCTGATGCCTTACATCCTGCTGGCTCACATTGATGTGGTCCCTGCCTCAGAGTCTGACGGCTGGGATGCGCCGCCGTTCTCTGCTCGAGAAATAGATGGCTTCATCTACGGCAGAGGAACCTTGGACGACAAGGCCTCGCTGATG GGGACACTACAGGCTCTGGAGTACCTGCTGATCGAAGGATACAAGCCACGTCGAGGATTCTACATCGGACTCGGTCATGATGAAGAA GTGAGTGGTTTAAATGGAGCCATGAACATAGTGCGGCTACTGAAGGAACGAAATGTGCAGCTGTTGTTCGTCCTCGACGAAGGTCTGGCGGTGCTCGATGGTGTCATCAGCGGCCTCAAGGGCCCGGCGGCCCT GATTGGGATCAGTGAAAAGGGAGCTGCCACAGTGAAGCTCAGTGTCTCTGCTCCCCCAGGTCATTCATCCATGCCGCCGCGTGAGACAAGCATTGGCATCTTAGCTGCCGCTGTCAAAAG GCTGGAAGACAACCCCATGCCAAGATTCTTTGGTTATGGACCGGAGCGAGAGACATTCGAGCACCTGGCCCATCAG TTCCAAATGCCAATAAAGTTGGTAGCGTCCAACTTGTGGCTGTTTTCACCGATGCTTGGCAG AGTTTTGGAAAGGAAGTCAGACACGAACGCTCTTGTAAGAACCACCACGGCAGTGACCATGTTTAATGCTGGAATTAAG AGGAATGTGATCCCATCTCTCGCTGAAGCATATGTAAACCTACGAATCCACTCGGCGCATTCCTTACAAGAGGCAAGTTCGGCTCGGTTCTGCTTCCACCAAAACATGTTTGTAAAGAGTTTCACGTCGCAGGTGCTGGATCAAATCGAGGCGACCGTGGGGGACGACCGTGTGAAGATGGAGCTCCTGGATGGGTTTGATCCCCTCCCTGTCAGCTCAATTGAAGAAAGGTCTTTTGGCTTTCAGATCATCAAGAAAACTGTGCTGGAATTGTTCCCGACTGTCACAGTCGCTCCAG GAGTCTGCGTTGGCAACACAGACAGTCGCCACTTCAAAGATCTGACCAGAGATATCTATCGATTCATCCCCCTGTGGTTTAAACCAGGTGATTCCAAGAG ATTCCACGGCGTCAACGAACGACTTTCCAAAAAGAACTTTGAGGAGATCGTACACTTCTACTTCAGTCTGATTCAGAACTGTGACACCCGGAAACTTCCGGAGCCGCACTCCTCTCTCCACGAATTTTGA